Sequence from the Bryobacteraceae bacterium genome:
GTAGAACGCGGCGGCCTGCTCGCTCATCAGATCGACCGTGGTTTTCTTGAGATCGAAATCGGCGGGGACGAACCCGAGCTTCTTCAGCGCCAGTTCCTCCACGCGGATCTCCTCAGGCTTCACCACGTCGCCGATGCGCTCCTCGAAGTACTCCTTGAGTTCCTCGCGCTTCATGGTGTGTTCGATCACGGGCGACTTTACCTCCAGCCCGGTGATCGCCGCAAGTTCGGCCAGGATCTCGGCCGTTTCCTGGGCCGGCGCCGCCATCACCGCCAGCAGGAATGGAGCCGTCAGACGGAGCGCAATCGTCATCGTTCGCATCTTTACTTATTGTCGGATGCCGCAGGCCGTGGTTGTGCGCGCCACCAGATGGCGGCCGCCGTCAGCCCAAGCAGCGAGAACGCCGCCATCGTGGCGCGGACTCCGAACAAATCAGCGGCCGTCCCGCCGAGCAGGGCCCCGACGGGCAACATGCCGACGACGGTCATGGTATAGAGCGACATCACACGGCCGCGGTATTCGTCTTCGATCATCGATTGGATGGCGGTGTTGATGGCGGAGAGCATCTGGAAGACGCCGTAGCCCATGGAGGCCATGGCGGCCATGGAGAACCAGAACGACGGCGACCATGCGAAGGCGAAGAGCGAGAACGATGCCTGCAGCGCGGCGCGGAGGATGAGGCGAGGCAGGCGCGAGGTATCGGGATGGCGGGCGAGGACGACGGTGCCGGTGACGGCGCCGACACCCATCGCGCCGAGGAGCAGTCCGAGTCCTTGCGAGCCGCGATGGAAGATGGCGTCGGCGAAGACGGGGGCGAGCACGGGGACGGGCGTTCCGGCGAGGTTGCCGAGCGCGGTGACGGCGAGGAGCGTGCGGACGCGGCGGTGGGTCCATACATAGGCGAAGCCTTCGCGCAGGTGGCCGAGCATGGCGGTGGAGGCGGTGCGTTCGGGTTCGCCGGAGCGCATGGAGAGGAGGGAGACGATGACGGCGATGTAGGAGATGCCGTTGACGAGGAAGCAGACGCCTTCGCCGAACGCGGCGACGCAGAAGCCGCCGATGGAGGGGCCGACGACGCGGGCGGCGTTGAAGGTCATGGAGTTGAGGGCGATGGCGTTGAGGAGGTCGTCTTTGCCGACGAGGTGGATGTACATCGACTGGCGGGCGGGGATTTCGAAGGCGTTGATCACGCCCCAGAGCACGGCCAGGGGCAGCAGCCAGCCCACCGTGATCCGCCCGCTCAGCGTGAGCCCGGCGAGCGTGAGCGCCTGCACCATGAACAGGCACTGCGCGACGGTGACGATGCGGCGGCGGTTGAGCCGGTCCGCCGCGAGCCCGGCGAGGGGACCGAGGAGGAGGACGGGAATGTGATTGCAGAACCCCAGCGTCCCCATCCAGACCGTCGATTGAGTGAGCCGGTAGACAAGCCAGCTCTGCGCCACGCCCTGCATCCAGGTGCCCATCAATGAGATCACCTGGCCGCTGACAAACAGGCGAAAGTCGCGGTGGCGCAGGGCGCGGAATTGGTCGTGCAATTACCTAGGATAAGCCGCCGGCGATTGCCGCCAGTACGATCAGCGGCTCCGCGCCGCGCACAACCGCTTCCGGCAGCGGCGACTCTAAGGGGTCGTGGGAGAGGTCCTGTTGGCACGCGAAGAACCGGAGGAACGGACGCCGGACGCCGGTGCCCTGATCGCGAATGGTGCCGCGCAGCGCCGGGTAGCGGGCCTCCACCGCGTCGAGCACCGTCTTGATCGACGGCGCGCCATCCACCGCCACCGTCACCTCGGCCCCGCACTTGGCGATCACGCGCAAATGCCCCGGCAGCACCACGCGGATCATGTCAGCGTCTGCACTTCCACCGACAGCACCGCGGGCAGATCACGCACAATCGCCGACCACGTGTCGCCGCCATCGGGCGAACAATACACCTGCCCGCCCGTGGTTCCGAAGTAGATGCCGCAGGAGTCGAGCGAGTCCACCGCCATCGCGTCGCGCAGCACGTTCACGTAGCAGTTCTCGCGCGGCAGCCCATTGCCAAGCTGCTCCCACTCGTTGCCGCCGCTCTTGCTGCGCCAAACGTCGAGCCGGCCGTCCACCGGATAGTGGAACTGATCGCTGGTGATCGGCGCCACGTAAATCGTCTCTGGCTCATGCGCGTGAACATCGATCACGAAACCGAAGTCCGTCGGAAGGTTGCCGCTCACCTCGCGCCAGTTGTCGCCGGCATCATCGGACCGCATCACGTCCCAATGCTTCTGCATGAATAGGGTATCCGGGCGCGAGGGATGAAACGCCACATGATGGACACAATGGCCGACTTCGGCGTTCGGATCGGGGATGTACTCCGATCGAAGGCCGCGGTTGATGGGCTTCCACGTCTTGCCACCGTCGTCGCTGCGAAACGCGCCCGCCGCGGAGATCGCGACGTAGATGCGGTTCGGATTGGCCGGGTCCACGATGATCGTGTGGAGGCACATGCCCCCCGCGCCCGGCTGCCATTTCGGCCCGGAGCCATGCTCTCGGAGCCCCTTCAACTCGGTCCAGTTCTGCCCGCCGTCAACGGTATGGAAGATCGCCGCGTCCTCCACACCCGCCAGCACCGCGTCCGGATCCGTGTGCGAGGGCTCCAGATGCCACACGCGCTTGAACTCCCATGGGTGCGGCGTGCCGTCGTACCACTGATGAGTGCCAGGCACGCCTTCGTAGGCGAACTTGTTGCCCGCGGTGTCCCAGTTCCTGCCGCCGTCGCGCGAGACGTGGATCATCTGGCCGTGCCAGCCGGTGGAGGGCGCCGCATAGATGCGATCGGGATCCGCCGGCGAACCTTTCATGTGATACACCTCCCAACCGGCGAAATGCGGGCCGGAGATGGACCACTTGTCTCGCTTGCCGTCGGCTTCGAAAATGAAGGCGCCTTTCTTGGTGCCGGCGAGGACTCGGACTCTGCTCATGGATGTGCTCCTTGGCGTTTGGATAGGCGTGCAATGGCCGCCTTGTCGAATTTGGGGATCAAAGGCATTGGGTCCCGATCGCGCCAGCGGCGGTGCGTTTCGGCGAGCGTTGCCTCGCGATTCGCGGCGATTGCGTCGATCATCGCCGGAGGCGCGCCGGTCTTTTCGTATCTGGCGCCCCACAACAGCAGTTCGAAAACGAGCGGCGCCAGCGCGATGCCCTTTTCGGTGAGGCGATAGCGGAGGCTGCGCCCGTCGGCGCGGTCCGGCTCGGTGGTGACGATGCCGGAGTCCCGCAGGCTGCGTAGCCGCGCGGCGAGTATGTTCGTGGCGATGCCTTCGCCGGATTCCTGAAACTGCTTGAACGTCGTCAGGCCGCGGACCATCAGGTCGCGCACCACCAGCAGCGTCCAGCGGTCGCCCAGCACTTCGAGGGCGGCGCTTACCGGGCATCCGGACCGGCGGGTTCGCTGCGGCGGCACTTTCCGAAGTTACCAGCGTTACTTGCATAATGCAAGTAATATCGGCGCGCTGAGAGACGCCCGCCCTCCCCCGGCTGCTAGCATCGGGGGGATGATTCCGATTGTGCTCCTCGCCGCCACCCTTGCGTCCGCCGCGGACTGGCCGCGGTTTCGCGGCCCGAACGGCTCCGGCGTTTCCGGGGACGAGGGCGCGCCGCCGGTGGAGTTCGGCCCGGAAAAGAATGTCTTGTGGAAAGCGCCGGTTCCGTTCGGCCAATCGTCGCCGATCGTCGTGGACGGGCGCCTCTATCTCACGGCCACCAGCGGCGAGGACCTCATCACGCTCGCCTATGAAGCCGCTTCGGGCAAGCTTCTCTGGCGGCGCTCACTGAAACGCGCCCACACGCACAAAACGTACAAAGCCAACGACGGCGCGTCGCCGACGCCCACCGCCGACGCCGGCGGCGTCTACTCGTTCTTCGCCGACTTCGGACTCATCGCGTATTCGCCTTCGGGCAAGGAACGCTGGCGCATGCCGCTCGGGCCGTTCGACAACTTCTATGGCATGGCCGCCTCCCCGGTGCTCTCGAACGGCATGGTGTATCTGCTGTGCGACCAGGTGCGCGGATCGTACCTGCTCGCCGTGGACGCCGCCAACGGGCGCGAACGCTGGCGCGCGGTCCGCGACGGGATGGGCGAAAGCTGGTCTACGCCGGTGATCTACAAAGACCAGGTGATCGCCGTCGGCTCCAAGCGCGTCGATTCCTATCACGCGAGCACGGGCGAGCCGCGATGGTGGATTCCGATCTCGTCGATCGGCGCCATGGGTTCGCCGGCGATCCACGAAGGCCGCCTCGTCGTCACCACCGATGGAAGCGACGAGCCCTGGATGCCGACGTGGGCGGCGGAGCGCACGAAGCTCGACAAAAACGGCGACGGCAGGCTCTCGAGCGAAGAGTTCCGTGACGATAAGGACTGGTTCGAGCACTTCGCCTGGATCAACTCGAGCCACGACGCCTTCATCGATTCCACCGAATGGAACGCCGCGCGCGTCTATGGCTCCGGCGATTACGGCGTCGCCTCGATTACGCTCGATGGGAAGGGCAAGCTCGATGCGTCGGCGGTGGCGTGGCGATTCAAGCGTAACCTGCCCTACGTGCCTGCGCCGGTGCTGTACCGCGGCGTGCTGTACATCGTGAAAAGCGGCGGCATCGTCACCGCGCTCGACGCCCGGACAGGCGCGGTGCTGAAGCAGGGCCGGACGGAGCAGGCGCCCGGAGACTATTTCTCGTCGCCCATTGCCGCAGGAGGAAGAATCTACGTGGCGAGCGCCGAAGGCAAGGTGAGCGTGATCCGGGCCGGCGCGGACTGGGAAGTGCTCCGCGTGAACGACATGGGCGAGGATTGCCTTGCAACGCCGGCTCTCATCGGCGGGCGAATCTTCCTGCGCACGCGCGGCGCTCTGTTCGCGTTCGGCGCACGGTGAAACGTCACTCGACGTCTTTCCACACCTCTTCCTCAATGATCTTGCGCGTGGCGGCCTGCAGATACTCTCGCAACGCAGCGCTCAACTCCTGAAACTCAGGCCAGAGCGTGTTGTCGAGAAACGAGGGAGGAACACGGATCATCACCGTCGTGCGGCGCTGGCGCTGATAGCGGTAGGTGCGGATCCCGTAACGGTTGCAAAGAGCGACGAAGAGCTGGCGCGTCCAGTCGTCGCGCAGCCCGATTTTGTACTCGCGGGCCGGTTCGGTGGCGCCGGCGGAGGCGAGGCGTTTGCGGATTCGGTCGATCGCCTCGGCCGCGGCCAGCCGCTCGCCATCGGTGGTGGCGCCGGCGTAGAGCGCTTCAATACGGCGGAGCTTGTCGCGGAGGTTCTCAATGGACGACACGGTTTCGCGCCGGGTTCAGGCGTAGACGGCTTGCTCGAAATCCTTGAGGACGGCGATCGCCTTCGGATCGACGAACGGCAGAAACTGCATCATGATCACGGCGCAGCGGTCGCTCCCGGGGTCGATCCAGTAAAAGGTATTGCTGATGCCGGCCCAGGCGAGGCTCCCGGCGGCGCGCCCGCGGACGTGAGGAGCCGGGTTGAGCAGAAAGCCGAGCGTGTAGCGATCGCTCGCGCCCGGGTGAACGTCCATGTCGGCGGAGACGGCGGGGTTCGTGGTCTTGAGGATCCCGGCGCGGAGCCGGCCGGTCTGGTTGGTCGAGAGCAGCCTGTAAGTTTCCGGCGAAAAGATACCTTCGCCGCGGCGGAGAATCAGTTGCCCGAAGCGGATGTAATCCGGTGCGGTGGAGTACAGCCCGCCCCCGCCGTTGAACGACTTCGGCGGATCCGGCTGCTTGCGCTCGTTGGGCTTCAGGGCGCCGTCGGCCTGGCGGCGATAGCCGGTCACAAGACGGTCGAACTTGGAGGCCGGGAGGATGAAGCTCGTGTCGTCCATCCCGAGCGGACCGAGGATGTGCCGCTGGAAGTAGTCTTCGAGAGTGAGCCCGGAAAGTCTTTCGACGAGGCGGCCGGCCACGTCGATTCCCTGGCCGTACTGCCAGCGTGTGCCGGGATCGAAAGCGAGCGGCTGCGGCGTGGACGCCGTAACGCCTTCGCTCTTCGACCAACGGTCCACTTCGCGGTCCCAAAGCCCGTAGGCGAGGCCGGAGGTGTGGCTCAGCAGGTGGTGCAGCGTCACGGCGCGTTTGGGCGCCCGTAGAACAGGCCGCCCCTTCGCGTCGAAGCCCGAAAGCACCTGCCGGCCGCGCAATTCGGCGAGATGCCTTTCGGCCGGTTCGTCAAGCGCCACCCTCTTCTGCTCCACCAGCCGGAGCGCCGCCACGGACGTGATCGCCTTGGTCATCGAAGCGATCCCGAAGATCGAATCGATCTTCACCGGCGCGGCGGAACCGGCATCGCGCGTGCCAAACGCTCCCTGGTAGAGAACTTCCTTCGAATTCGCCACCATCGCGGTGACGCACGGGACGCCGTTGCGATCCATCGATTGGCGAATCGCCGCGTCCAGCCCGCCGGCGGCAGGCGCGCCCGCGGCGGCGAGGGAGGCCGCAAAGCGGCGGCGGGTGATCGGCATCGTTACCATAAGACCACAGATACTGAGGCTTTTTCCCGATTTCCAACGGCGCCGGAACGTGTCATCGTCGGGACATGTGGAAGCAGTGCACCTTGGCGGTGGCGGTGGCGGCGGCGGTGTGGGGCTTCGCCGCCGAGAAGACGGCGGCTTCGCGCGGCGTGCTTTCCGCGCACGAGATCGAACGGATTGAAGCGCTCGAGCCGCAAGGTCAGGCTGTCTGGCTGCTCGAGCGCGTGGTGAACCAATACACGGGCGCGGAACCGATGCTACGGCGCCTGCTCCCCTCGTGGCAAGGCAAGCTGAAGCTCGACGACCGGCTCAACTCGCTGCTGAACGCGGCCCACAATTCGTCGGACCTCGGGGTGCGCGGCGTGGCCATCGGTGTAACGCTCGCCGCCAGGAACGTCGAGTTGTCGGCGAACACGGTGGAGCGGCTGCGCCAATCCATTCAGGACGGCGAGGGCGATACGCCATGGAACCTGTGGACGCTCGGGATGCTCGGCAACCGAGGCGTGGAGGTCGAGCGCGTGCGCCAGATCCTTGCGGACCGGCTTCGCGACGCGAACGCCTCGACCCGCTTTTGGGCGGTGGGATCGCTCGCCCTGCTCGGCGGCAAAGAAGACCTCGGGTACCTGCTATGGATGTTCCGCCACGAACCGGACCCCGGCGTCCGCGAACATGCGGCATGCAGCGTGGCCGAGAGCGGGATGTTCACACGCGAGCAACGGCGGGCGGCCATCCCCGAATTGCTCGGGATGATGGACGATCCGGACTTGGATGAGCAGACGCGGAGTTGGGTCTTCCAGGCGCTCCAGGATATCTCCGGCAAGTCGTTTGGCTCGGATCGAACGGCATGGCGCAGATGGTTCGGATCGGAGTCATAGGGCTCATTCAAACTTTCGATTGACGACGGCGGCGAATTCTCGTATTCTGCCCCCATCATGCATCTGCAGAGGTCCGCCCCCCTAATCGCATCTTTGTTAGTTTTGTTTTCATCGTTCGCCTTCGCGCAAACCGGCACCGGCATCGTCAAAGGCACGATCCTGGACGCCACCGGAGCCGCCGTGCCCGGCGCGAAAGTAACGCTTACGCACACGGCGACGAATACGGTCCGGATCGGCGAATCGACGACGGACGGCATCTACTATCTGCCGAGTCTGCCGCCCGGTCACTACACGCTGGCCGTGGAGGCTTCCGGTTTCAAGCGTTGGGCCGGGGCGGTGGCGCTCCAGGTGGGCCAGACGGCGGTGATCGATCCGCGGCTCGACCTCGGTTCGGTCGATACGGTGGTGGAAGTCGCCGAGGCGGCGCCGGTGATCTCCGTGGAAGGTTCAGCGATCGGCAACGTCAAGGATTCGCTTCGAATCCGGCAGTTGCCGCTGAACGGCCGCGACGTCACGAACCTTTTCAATCTCACCGCCGGCGTGGAAGGAGGCGGCGTGCCGCGGGTCAACGGGCTGAAAGTAGGGTCGGTGGAAATGCTGCTCGACGGGGTTTCGCTGGTAGACCGCTTCGGCGGGGGCATCAACCGGGTGCGCCCGGGCCTGGATACGGTGGAGGAGTTCCGCATTGAGACCACCGGCTCCGGCGCGCAGTACTCGCGTCCGGCGACGGTGGAACTGGTCACCAAGTCCGGCACGAACGAGCTTCACGGGTCGTGGTTCCACACGCACCGCAACAACTCGGGAGGCCTCCGGGCGCGGCAGCGGCAGGACGGCTCTTCCTCGCCCAAGTACATCCGCAACGAGTACGGCATTTCCGCGGGCGGTCCGATTTTCCGCAACAAGACCTTCTGGTTTGGCGCTTTCGAGGGCAGCCGCGAGCGGCAGTTGAGCTTCTATCGCGACGTGGTGCCGACGCCGGAGATGTGGCGTGGCGATTACTCCGGCGCCACCGACGGGCAGAATCGCCTGACGATGATCTACGATCCGCTCACCACGGGCGCCAACG
This genomic interval carries:
- a CDS encoding MFS transporter, which gives rise to MHDQFRALRHRDFRLFVSGQVISLMGTWMQGVAQSWLVYRLTQSTVWMGTLGFCNHIPVLLLGPLAGLAADRLNRRRIVTVAQCLFMVQALTLAGLTLSGRITVGWLLPLAVLWGVINAFEIPARQSMYIHLVGKDDLLNAIALNSMTFNAARVVGPSIGGFCVAAFGEGVCFLVNGISYIAVIVSLLSMRSGEPERTASTAMLGHLREGFAYVWTHRRVRTLLAVTALGNLAGTPVPVLAPVFADAIFHRGSQGLGLLLGAMGVGAVTGTVVLARHPDTSRLPRLILRAALQASFSLFAFAWSPSFWFSMAAMASMGYGVFQMLSAINTAIQSMIEDEYRGRVMSLYTMTVVGMLPVGALLGGTAADLFGVRATMAAFSLLGLTAAAIWWRAQPRPAASDNK
- a CDS encoding MoaD/ThiS family protein, which codes for MIRVVLPGHLRVIAKCGAEVTVAVDGAPSIKTVLDAVEARYPALRGTIRDQGTGVRRPFLRFFACQQDLSHDPLESPLPEAVVRGAEPLIVLAAIAGGLS
- a CDS encoding exo-alpha-sialidase — translated: MSRVRVLAGTKKGAFIFEADGKRDKWSISGPHFAGWEVYHMKGSPADPDRIYAAPSTGWHGQMIHVSRDGGRNWDTAGNKFAYEGVPGTHQWYDGTPHPWEFKRVWHLEPSHTDPDAVLAGVEDAAIFHTVDGGQNWTELKGLREHGSGPKWQPGAGGMCLHTIIVDPANPNRIYVAISAAGAFRSDDGGKTWKPINRGLRSEYIPDPNAEVGHCVHHVAFHPSRPDTLFMQKHWDVMRSDDAGDNWREVSGNLPTDFGFVIDVHAHEPETIYVAPITSDQFHYPVDGRLDVWRSKSGGNEWEQLGNGLPRENCYVNVLRDAMAVDSLDSCGIYFGTTGGQVYCSPDGGDTWSAIVRDLPAVLSVEVQTLT
- a CDS encoding helix-turn-helix domain-containing protein; the protein is MPPQRTRRSGCPVSAALEVLGDRWTLLVVRDLMVRGLTTFKQFQESGEGIATNILAARLRSLRDSGIVTTEPDRADGRSLRYRLTEKGIALAPLVFELLLWGARYEKTGAPPAMIDAIAANREATLAETHRRWRDRDPMPLIPKFDKAAIARLSKRQGAHP
- a CDS encoding PQQ-binding-like beta-propeller repeat protein; the encoded protein is MIPIVLLAATLASAADWPRFRGPNGSGVSGDEGAPPVEFGPEKNVLWKAPVPFGQSSPIVVDGRLYLTATSGEDLITLAYEAASGKLLWRRSLKRAHTHKTYKANDGASPTPTADAGGVYSFFADFGLIAYSPSGKERWRMPLGPFDNFYGMAASPVLSNGMVYLLCDQVRGSYLLAVDAANGRERWRAVRDGMGESWSTPVIYKDQVIAVGSKRVDSYHASTGEPRWWIPISSIGAMGSPAIHEGRLVVTTDGSDEPWMPTWAAERTKLDKNGDGRLSSEEFRDDKDWFEHFAWINSSHDAFIDSTEWNAARVYGSGDYGVASITLDGKGKLDASAVAWRFKRNLPYVPAPVLYRGVLYIVKSGGIVTALDARTGAVLKQGRTEQAPGDYFSSPIAAGGRIYVASAEGKVSVIRAGADWEVLRVNDMGEDCLATPALIGGRIFLRTRGALFAFGAR
- a CDS encoding serine hydrolase domain-containing protein → MPITRRRFAASLAAAGAPAAGGLDAAIRQSMDRNGVPCVTAMVANSKEVLYQGAFGTRDAGSAAPVKIDSIFGIASMTKAITSVAALRLVEQKRVALDEPAERHLAELRGRQVLSGFDAKGRPVLRAPKRAVTLHHLLSHTSGLAYGLWDREVDRWSKSEGVTASTPQPLAFDPGTRWQYGQGIDVAGRLVERLSGLTLEDYFQRHILGPLGMDDTSFILPASKFDRLVTGYRRQADGALKPNERKQPDPPKSFNGGGGLYSTAPDYIRFGQLILRRGEGIFSPETYRLLSTNQTGRLRAGILKTTNPAVSADMDVHPGASDRYTLGFLLNPAPHVRGRAAGSLAWAGISNTFYWIDPGSDRCAVIMMQFLPFVDPKAIAVLKDFEQAVYA
- a CDS encoding HEAT repeat domain-containing protein, giving the protein MWKQCTLAVAVAAAVWGFAAEKTAASRGVLSAHEIERIEALEPQGQAVWLLERVVNQYTGAEPMLRRLLPSWQGKLKLDDRLNSLLNAAHNSSDLGVRGVAIGVTLAARNVELSANTVERLRQSIQDGEGDTPWNLWTLGMLGNRGVEVERVRQILADRLRDANASTRFWAVGSLALLGGKEDLGYLLWMFRHEPDPGVREHAACSVAESGMFTREQRRAAIPELLGMMDDPDLDEQTRSWVFQALQDISGKSFGSDRTAWRRWFGSES